Proteins from a genomic interval of Corvus hawaiiensis isolate bCorHaw1 chromosome 36, bCorHaw1.pri.cur, whole genome shotgun sequence:
- the LOC125319147 gene encoding gastrokine-1-like yields the protein MEFPIVIASLLGVFLAPALANHNMEKNFNGQPSENSNHSDTRVSTNPKERSEAWKTIWDFKTGYVATKVFSKNTCIIATTSKRFWFGKRFPTPPQGDKGLGPYQLPPRENRFIISRNRLQSLSPYGKRIQALCRGIPSYLAYPAPGSNFLRGSNFLSGSNFLERDISRLKFMIN from the exons ATGGAGTTCCCT ATTGTGATTGCTTCTCTTCTTGGAGTTTTCCTGGCTCCTGCTCTTGCCAACCAC AACATGGAGAAAAACTTTAATGGGCAGCCCAGTGAAAACTCAAACCACTCTGACACCAGGGTCAGCACCAACCCAAAGGAGAGGTCTGAGGCCTGGAAAACCATCTGGGACTTCAAGACT GGCTACGTTGCAACCAAGGTGTTCTCAAAGAACACCTGCATCATTGCTACAACCAGCAAGAGATTTTGGTTTGGCAAACGCTTTCCTACACCACCTCAAGGAGACAAG GGACTTGGGCCTTACCAATTGCCACCCAGAGAGAATCGCTTCATTATCTCGAGGAACAGACTCCAAAGCTTGAGCCCATATGGAAAACGCATCCAAGCCCTGTGCAGAGGAATTCCCTCCTACCTCGCTTATCCAGCTCCTG gatCAAACTTTTTAAGAGGATCAAACTTCTTATCAGGATCAAACTTCTTAGAGCGAGATATTTCACGATTGAAATTTATGATTAATTAA
- the GKN2 gene encoding gastrokine-2, which produces MKTFAAVLICLGIFWAQTSALDTFVLRDPVSNYVTGTMTIHSEEHIVDVHVRSGVYSSDTIFDYTHGYIATRLFSRNACFIMKIKKEYIPELREIGRLAFERETMKDVYSPNNVWAQFQDGSSWVGHLKDWVLYGKHIENLCTGLPLYKLVATEAPVNVGNCASAGIPSILGIKICEQLIAAGS; this is translated from the exons atgaagacattt GCTGCAGTCCTCATTTGCCTGGGAATCTTTTGGGCTCAGACTTCTGCATTGGAC ACCTTTGTGCTGCGAGATCCTGTCAGCAACTATGTCACTGGGACTATGACCATCCACAGCGAGGAGCACATCGTTGACGTCCATGTCCGCTCTGGCGTGTACTCCTCTGATACCATTTTTGACTACACACAT GGGTATATTGCCACCAGGTTGTTTTCACGAAATGCCTGCTTTatcatgaaaataaagaaggaatACATCCCAGAGCTGCGAGAGATTGGACGTCTGGCTTTTGAAAGAGAG ACCATGAAGGATGTCTACTCTCCGAATAATGTGTGGGCCCAGTTCCAAGATGGCAGTTCCTGGGTGGGGCATTTGAAAGACTGGGTTCTCTATGGCAAACACATTGAAAATCTCTGCACGGGGCTGCCTCTCTACAAGCTCGTAGCCACTGAAG CACCAGTGAATGTTGGTAACTGTGCCAGTGCCGGAATTCCAAGCATTTTGGGCATTAAAATCTGTGAACAACTCATTGCAGCTGGATCTTGA